In Pseudomonadota bacterium, the DNA window CGATTGAAGATGTAAGTTCAAATGATTGGGATGAAAAAGTATTTAAGCCGGATATTTTAGGAAATAAAAACATACTTTTTAAAGAACCTGAAAACTAACATCATTTTTTAAATTCACATATGCTCTTATAAAAAAAGCTTGTAAGAATCAAAATCATTATTTTGACACCTGAAAAATATTTTTCATTTTATGTGGTAAGTAATTATTGTATAAGAATACTTTTTCCTTAACCTACTAAATTATGAGTTTAGAGATTGTCATGAATGAAAACGAATCAAGTTCTGAAAGAAGATCTGAAGACAGGCTTTTTAGCAAAAAATACCATAGCGTTCAAATTTCAAAACCCGAAATTGTTCTTGCCTATCACTTCAGAATAAGAAATATTTCCAAGAAGGGTATGTGCATTCTAGTTCGACAAGACTCCAAAATAATGGAATATTTACATGTCGGAGACATAATGGAAATGCAATTTTATCCTTTAAAAAAATCAGATCCTATTGAAAATTCAAAAGTCGAAATCAAGCATATTTCAAAAGATGATAATGGAAGATTCCGGGGGCATTATCTAGTAGGTTTAAATAAATTAGAGCCTGAATGATTTGATATACGATATCCTGGCTTCATGGATTAAATCCAATTTTATTTATGAGAGCCAGTTACAAATAAGACTTCCTTTTGACAATTCTTACAACAAGTATTAGATTATAAATATTCAAATTTAAACTTTTATTCAGATCGAAACCATAGAAAATAATATTG includes these proteins:
- a CDS encoding PilZ domain-containing protein, translated to MNENESSSERRSEDRLFSKKYHSVQISKPEIVLAYHFRIRNISKKGMCILVRQDSKIMEYLHVGDIMEMQFYPLKKSDPIENSKVEIKHISKDDNGRFRGHYLVGLNKLEPE